The window TGACTGAGCAAAAACTTGGGCAATGCCTGATCCCATTTGACCTGCTCCAACGACCATGACGGTCTCTTCTGTACTCATGACGATGAACGCCTCCCTTTTAATCTACCTTTATCATGATGGCATCTCCTTGACCGCCTCCACTGCAAATCGCCGCGATGCCAATGCCTCCGCCTCTTTGTTTCAATGCATGAATCAAGGTCAAGATGATACGTGTTCCGCTTGCCCCAATGGGATGACCAAGCGCAACTGCACCACCGTTGATATTCATTTTCCGCCGGTCCAGCCCGGTTATTTTTTCACATGCCAGCGCAACTGCTGAGAAGGCTTCATTGATTTCAAATAGATCGATATCTTCTAGACGCTTGCCTGTTTTCTGTAAAATTTTCTCGATGGCAAAGGCTGGTGTTTTCGGAAAATCCTTTGCCTCTACGGCTACCTGCGTATGCCCAAGCACGACTGCCATTGGCTTTACGTCATGCTGCTCCGCATATGTGTCTTTCATTAAAAGAAGCGTACTTGCTCCATCATTGACACCTGGTGCATTTCCAGCGGTAATGGTACCCGTTTGATCAAAAACAGGCATGAGCTTTGACAGTCGTTCATATGACGTATCACGCCGCGGGGATTCATCTTCTGTGATCAGCCGCTCTCCCGTTTTCGTCTTGACGGTGACTGGGGTGATTTCCTGTTGAAAAAAGCCGTTTTTCTGCGCTTCGATGGCCCGTTCATGACTTCTTAGTGCCCAAAGGTCTTGCTCTTCCCGCGTGATACCAAGCTCCTTTGCAGCCATGCTCCCATACTCACCCATATGAACGCCTGTAAATGAACAGGTTAATCCATCTAAAATCATCGCATCTTGTACCGCACCATCTCCCATTTTGTAGCCCCATCGCGCTTTTTTTAGCAAATAAGGTGCGTGTGACATGGACTCCATACCGCCTGCTACGATGACCTCAGCATCTCCAGCTCGAATGATTTGATCTGCTGTGCTCACACTGCGCATTCCTGATGCACAGACTTTATTGATAGTTTGCGTCGGAACGGACCATGGAAGATCAGCATTTCTTGCTGCTTGCCTTGAAGGAATCTGACCTTGTCCTCCCTGCAAAACACTTCCCATGATGACCTCATCCACAAAATGTGAATCCCGTACTCTTTCCAGCGCAGCTTTGATCGCTATTCCGCCTAGTTCTGCGGCAGTCAACCCACTGAAAGCACCGCCTAGTTTTCCAAATGGTGTTCTTGCTCCAGATACAATGACCGTCTTACTCATGTATGTCCCCTCCCGTTTGTTACCGCTTACATATTATCTAGGCAGCTGATGTACAGCGCCATGTATAAGCCGATGAATATCCTATTCATCGGCCTGTTTTGTTTACGAAACCTGCTTTCCAGCCTCACCAAACACTGATTTTTCAAGAAGTTCTGCGACATCAAATGTGCCTACCTGCTCCTCTACTTCCTTCGCCTTCGTGCCATCTCCCAGCATGGTGAGGCAATAAGGGCATCCTGAGCTGATGATGGACGGCTGCACCTGTAACGCCTGCTCCGTTCGGGCAGTGTTAATCCGGGTACCTGTCTCTTCTTCCATCCACATTAAGCCCCCGCCTGCACCGCAGCACATACCGGTTTCACGATGACGCTTCATTTCTCTCAGCGTCACACCAGGGATGGCTTTTAAAATGTCTCTCGGCGGATCATACACTTCGTTATATCTGCCTAGGTAGCAAGAGTCGTGGAAGGTAATCACTTCGTTCACTTCATGTACAGGCGTTATTTTCCCTTCTTTCACTAGCTCTGCCAGTAATTCTGTATGATGGTACACTTCTGCCTCAAGTCCGAAGTCTGGATACTCATTTTTAAATAAATTGTAGGCGTGCGGATCAATCGTGACGATCTTTGTGACCCCGTTTTTCTGGAATTCTTCAATATTTTTTGCAGCAAGCTCTTGGAATAAAAATTCGTTTCCAAGTCTTCTTGGTGTATCGCCTGAGTTTTTCTCTTTATTGCCTAGGATGGCAAAGGAGACCCCTGCTTCGTTGAGGAGCTTTGCAAAGGCAAGCGCAATTTTTTGGCTTCGATTGTCATATGCCCCCATTGAACCAACCCAGAATAAATAATCGAAGGTTTGATCTGCTTTTTTCAGCTCTTTTACTGTCGGCACATGCACATCTTCTCTCAGTTCACGCCAATTTTCTCTTTCTTTCCGGTTCAATCCCCACGGGTTCCCTTGGCGCTCAATGCTTGTCATGGCACGCTGTGCATCTGCATCCATTTTCCCTTCGGTCAGCACAAGATATCTGCGCATATCAATAATCTTGTCGACGTGTTCATTCATGACAGGGCATTGGTCTTCACAGTTTCGGCACGTCGTACATGCCCAAATTTCTTCTTCTGTAATGACCTCACCAATGAGAGAAGGATGATACATTGAGCTGGCCGCCGATTCCTCTGCACCTGCTCCTCTCGCCTGCAGCGCCAGCTGATTTCCTGTTGTCTGCCTGAAGGCAAGCTGCGGGACCCATGGTGTCTTCGATGTAATGGCGGCCCCTTTATTTGTTAAATGATCTCTTAACCTTAAAATTAAATCCATTGGAGACAGCATCTTCCCTGTTCCTGTTGCCGGGCACATATTTGTGCAGCGCCCGCATTCCACACAGGCGTAAAGGTCGATCAGCTGTGACTGACGGAAGTCTTCAATTTTTCCCACACCGAAGGTCTCTTGTGTCTCATCTTCAAAATCAATTTTTTGCAGCTTGCCTGGCGGGTCTAATCTGCTGGCAAATACATTCACCGGTCCTGCAATGAGGTGAGCGTGCTTTGACTGCGGGACATATACTAAGAATGTCAGCAAAATAAGGAGATGCACCCACCATGCGACATAAAAAACGACCGTTGCTGCAAGAGGTGAAATTCCGCCCAGCAAGAAAGCAATACTGGAGGCGATTGGCTCAGTTGGTGATAGAGAGTGTCCATGCCAAATGATGTTCATCCCGTTCCCCAGTAAGACTGTCAGCATCAAGCCGCCAATAAATAAAAGCACTAGACCTGATTTAAAGCCTCGTTTTAAACGGACAAGCTTCTCCACATACCTTCTATGGAATGCCCAAACAACAGCTACTAAAATGAGAAGTGTGACCACCTCTTGGAAAAAGGTAAAGACACCGTAAAGCGGACCTAAAGGGAGTCCGCTGCCCGGAACGAGTCCCTTCATAATAAAATCAAGGGCTCCGAACTGTACAAGAATAAACCCGTAGAAAAACAGCACATGAATGATGCCGCTCTTCTTGTCCTTTAACAGCTTCTTTTGCCCAAACACATTGACCCAAACACGCTCTAAGCGTCTCTTCATGTCTTGTTGAAATTCTTCTTTTTTACCAAGACGAATATACGCCGCTCGTGTTCGAATGAGATAAATAAACAAATACACAGCGTAAGCGGTCACCGCCGCAAATGCGATCAAGTTCATTATTAAAAGGCTATTCATCTTGCTCCCCCTTTCATTCCCCAAAAACCACTTTGTTCCGTTTCTATGTTGTACCTCTATCATAAATAATGAATGAGCATTCAGTCAATATTTTTTACACGTTTGGGTACACTATTGAAATATGCAAAAAAGGAGGAAGCTTCATGATCGCATTGATCATCCTACTCGTACTCATTGCCATCGTTTTTCTCGTGATGGTAGACCTTTATATGGGAAAGAAATATTTTTCTACCCGCGCTTTTGAACGGTCTTTTGATAAAACAAGCGGTGATGCAGCTTTTTATCATGATGGCGAACCATTTTTTGATCAGCTGCTCGCGGATATTCAACAGGCCTCTTCTTCTATTCATATGATGTTCTTTATTGTAAAGAACGACAAGATTGGCCAAAGGGTCTTACAAGCACTGAAAGCCAAAGCGGAACAAGGGGTTTCAGTCTTTTTGCTGACCGATCGACTAGGGTCCTATCCGTTTGATCAAAAGTCCATTGATATGCTAGAAAAAAGCGGCATCCAATTTTACTTTTTAAATAAGCCTCGTTTCCCTTTTTTGATTTATCGGTTAAACATGAGAAATCATCGTAAAATTACGGTGATTGATGGAAAGATTGGCTATATTGGCGGGTTTAATATTGGCGATGAATATGTTGGAAAAAATGGCCAGTTTGGCATTTGGAAAGATTATCATTTGCGCATGACAGGGCAAGTTGTCGCAGATCTCCAGCATGTGTTTTTGAATGATTTATACCGGTCATCTGGCATTCATCAGCTGCAATATGAGGTTTTTCCTGCTTTGGAACCGGGAACACTACAATGCACAACACGCGCGACTGCTGGTTTTTCTTTAGAAGCTTTGTTTCTCAAAGATATTCAGCAGGCGAGAAAGCAGATCATCATCTGTACGCCTTACTTTATTCCATCTGCCCCTCTTCTGAGTGCACTGCTTGATGCACGAGAGCGAGGTGTCACGGTTGAAATCATCATCCCAATGAAAGCGGATCATCCACTTGTCAAAGAGGCTGGATTTCATTATTTGAAGGACCTCATTGCCTCTGGCTGCCTTGTGTATCGTTTTTATAAAGGATTTTATCATGCGAAAGCCATTCTAATTGACCAGAGACGCTGTATGATTAGCACGGCAAATTTTGATAAACGCAGCTTGTTTCTAAATGAGGAAGTAGACGTGGCCATTGATGATGCCGGCTTTACTGCACACGTAGAGGAAAAAATTCGAGAGCACATGGAAGTGTCTGAGCTTATGACAGAGGAGAAATTGACCCAGCGTCCGCTTTTGTCACGTCCGCTGGAATGGGTTGGCGCCATGTTCTCGTACTTTTTATAAAGGAGATGACCTATGCGTTATCGATTTGGTTATGTATCCAATGCCGTCACCTTGTGGGAAGCTTCTCCTGCCAAGTCGCTGACCTTTGCAAGATACAGTAAGCTCTCAAAGGAAGAGAGAGAAGAGGCTTTATTGCGAATAACGAAAGCCAATCTCGTGAATACATTAAGAACGCTCTATTTCGCCATTGCCCATGATATCCCGCTTTACCGTTTTTCAAGTTCGATCGTCCCGCTCGCGACCCATCCCGATGTGCGCTGGGACTTTGTGACACCTTTTCAAAAGGAGTTTCTTGAAATTGGCGAGTTGGTGAAACGGCATGGGCTACGTGTGAGCTTTCACCCTAATCAATTTACCTTGTTTACTAGCCCAAAGCCTTCAATCACAGAAAATGCCGTGATCGATATGGCGTACCATTATCAAATGCTTGAAGCGATGAAGCTCGAAAAGGAAGGCTATATGAACATTCATGTGGGCGGTGCGTACGGTGATAAAGAATCGGCGCTTCAACGTTTTGATGACAATATCCAAAAGCTTCCGGCGCATATCAAGGCGAGAATGACGCTTGAGAATGATGACAAAACGTATACGTCGTTAGAAACCCTTGGTGTATGTGAAAAGCACGGTATTCCATTTGTTTTTGATTACCATCATCACGTTGCCAATAAAGATGACGATGCCGCGCTTGAAGACATCCTGCCAAGAATGTTCGACACTTGGACGAGCACTGGCATTCCGCCTAAAATCCATTTATCCTCACCTAAATCAGAAAAAGCCATACGCAGTCATGCAGATGGTGTAGATATGTCCTTTGTCTTACCGCTTTTTCATGCATTAAAACCGTATGGGCGTGATGTAGATTTTATGATTGAGGCGAAGTTAAAGGATCAGGCACTGCTCCGACTTGTCGAAGAGCTGTCTGCGATAAGAGGCAATAAGCGAACGGGCGGAGGAACCTTTGAGTGGAAATCATAGAGAAAGGTTTATCCCTGTGCAAACAGGGGTAACAAAGCTATTGTGAGAAAGTAATTAACAGGAGGATATGAAGATGTCTCAAATCTATTCAATCCAAATCGCTGCGAAAGCATTGAATTTACATAAGCTTATTTCTCTTTATCAAAAATGCCACCAGGCTCAACATCGTCTATATGTGTATTCTAAAAAAACAATGTGCAACATCAAGAACATCGTAGAGCTTGAAACCTTCAGGCTCACTCATTTAGAGTCTGACTACTTAATTGTCGTAGAGGGAAAAAAAGCGCAAGATCTCTTGCAGCCATTTGAAAAAGAGCAGGTTTCATAAAAAAGAGCAGCCCTCAGGCCGCTCTTTTGTTATATCCACTCTTTTGTCAACCAAACTTGTTTTGAAGCTGCATCCATTTTCACTTGTGCCCCGATTGGCATCGTAAGCATCGGGTGTGTATGGGCACAGTCAAAATCTGCGATGAGCGGTCTCTTTGTCTCTCCAAGCACCTCAAGTAAAATCTCGTAAGGTTCTTTTCCCGTTCCCTCATCATCAAACAGCTCATGTTTTCCCAAAAGAATACCTGATACCCGCTCAAACACTCCATTTACTTTCAATAAAGAGAAGTTTTTTTCTACAACCGAAGCGGTTTTCATGCAATCTTCAATAAGGAGGACGTCTCCGTTTTGAATGGCTGGCATGAACTCACTTCCCCATATGCCGTACATGGCATTCAGATTCCCGCCGATCAATCTGCCTTCTGCCTGTCCCTCTATGACGCACAGCCAATCGTTTGGACGCTGCTTTTTATCACGCGTCTTTTCTTCCCAATTGATTCGTTCATCCGTCCAAAAAGGTGGTTTTTTGACCTGATAAGGAATGGTTTGAGGCTGCATCAGGATGTCTTCGAACGACTGATATGTATAAGCGGCGAACGGTTCAAACTCTCCAAAAGATGGGACAAGCGCCGGTCCGTAGAATACAGGCAGTCCCGTTTTTTCGTAAGCGGCTAAAAGAATTGCTGTCGCATCTGAATAACCGATCATGATTTTCGGATGTTGCTTCAGCAGCGCAAAATCAAGATAAGGCAGCAAACTATTTGAATTTGTCCCGCCAATCATTGACATGACACACGCCAAGTCCTCTCTAGCCATTAGCTCATTCAGCTCATCGGCTCGTTCTTTAATTGTACCTGAACGGTAGTGATCCTCTTTCCCTGTTAATGATCCTGGTACCACAATGAATCCTTTTTGCTCAAGCCACTTCTTCGCCCGCTGATACCTAAGAGGCGAGGTCGCTGATGCAGGACTTGAAGGTGAAAAAATACCGATCTTATCTCCCTTTTGTAATCGCCGAAGCCCCTTCATTCCATCAGATCCTTCCTACACGAGTTTTTTCTATCCTAACAAAAAAAGCCCTTTATCAAAAGGGCTTTCAGATTTTTGACAAAGGGCTATAATGATCTTTATTTTAGTCCTTTATCTTTTTTCAGCGTGATAGAAAACCTTTGCAGTCTAGGAAGGACGAGCACTGGAGCGGAGCGAATTGAACATTCGTGAGCACCAGAGCGCAGGATTGACAACGAATGCGAGGGTTTGTCTACACGCTGAAAGCCCTTTATCAAAAGGGCTTTCTCTTTCTTCTTAATGACCAAACTGCGCTTCGTGCAGTCTGCTGTATACGCCGCCCATTTGGATTAAGTCTTGGTGGCGGCCTTGTTCTTGAATGCCTTCCTCTGTCACGACGATGATACGGTCGGCGTGTTTAATTGTCGCAAGGCGGTGGGCAATGACGAGCGTTGTCCGTCCGACAGCTAGTTCGCTCAGTGCATCCTGTATGGCTTTTTCTGTTTCTGTATCAAGTGCTGATGTGGCTTCATCTAGAATGAGAATGGACGGGTTTTTCAGGAACATCCGCGCAATCGACAGACGCTGCTTTTGACCACCTGACAGTTTGACGCCGCGCTCACCTATCACGGTATTTAACCCTTCTGGGAAACGCTGAACGAGTTCCTCTAAATGCGCACTTCTTACAGCCTCCCAAATCTCTGCATCACTGGCTTCTAGGTTACCGTACGCAATGTTTTCACGAATGGTGCCCGAGAATAAAAAGACATCCTGCTGCACAATACCGATCTGCTGCCTTAAAGAAGACAATGTCATAGACTTTGTGCTTACACCATCAATCGTGATCTCCCCTTCATCCACATCATAAAAACGAGGCAGCAGACTGCAAATGGTCGATTTCCCCGCTCCTGAAGGCCCGACAAACGCAACCGTTTCTCCTTGTTTGATCTTTAAATCGATATCCTTTAGCACATGGCTGTGTTCATCGTAGCCAAATGTCACGTTTCGATATTCAATTTCACCTTTCAGTCCGTATACATCACGTGCTCCCTCTGTATCCTTCACATCCGGCTCTGTTTCTAGTAAATCGACATAGCTTTTAAAGCCCGCAATGCCTTTTGGATACATTTCAATGACCGTGTTGATTTTATCAATCGGTCTAAATAAAACATTTGTGATCAGAACAAACGCGATAAAGCCACCTGCCGTTAATTGACCTTGCAGGACAAACCATGTACCTGCGAGAAGGACAAACAGTGTCACAAGACGTGTGAGAATGTAACTGATCGATCCATTGACCGACATAATTTTATAAGAAAGAAGCTTCGCTTTCCGAAAACGGTTGTTGTTTTCAGCAAAACGCTTTTTCTCGAAATGTTCATTGGCAAAGGCTTGAACAAGTCGAATGCCCCCGATATTGTTTTCAACCCTTGCATGAAAGTCTCCAATGTCATTATTGAGCTGTGTAATCGCCTTCGTCATCTTCTTATTAAAATGAAGGGCGAGCCAAATGATGACAGGCATGATGAGAAAGGTTAAAATGGCCAGCTGCCAGTTAATCATCAGCATGACTGCAAAGGCACCGAGAATCGTCATAATCGCTATAAACAAATCTTCAGGACCATGATGCGCCACTTCTCCAATGTACATGAGGTCGTTTGTCATCCGTGACATGAGCTTACCTGTTTTGTTGTTGTCAAAGAATTTAAAGGATAGGCGCTGGAAGTGATCAAACAGCTTCTTCCTCATATCTGTTTCAATATTAATGCCAAGCATATGCCCCCAATACGACACAATAAATTGCATAACTGAGCTGAGGGCATAAATGACAAACAGTGCAAGTGCCGTCCAGACAATGACTGTCCAGTTCCCTGTTGGCAACAAAGTATCAATGAAGTAGTTCACGATAAGCGGGAATCCCAGTTCCATCAATCCAACGGCAACAGCGCAAAAGAAATCTAAAAAGAACAGACCTCGATAGGGCCTGTAATAGGCGAAAAAGCGTTTTAGCATATGTAAAAGAACCTCATTTCCTCTATAATTGATAACCATTTTCAATTATAGAGGAATCCTCTTCAAAATACTAGATTAGGAAATGATTTCTTCGACTGGAAAGCCTCATAGCACACCAGAAAACAACCGAGCAAATGATTCCTTTAATCGCTCTTTTAAGCCTCTTTTATAAAAATGAACAGGCCCCATTTGCTCACATTCTTTCATATCTTCTTCATAATGGGCCATCAGCTGCTCAATGGGCTTTTTCGCGGCTGTAAAGACATTGACCTCAAAATTGAGCTGAAAGCTTCTCATATCCACATTTGCGGTACCGACAGAGGCAAGTTCTCCATCTGCGATCATCACTTTTTGATGCATGAAGCCCTTTTGATAGTGATACACTTTGATGCCCTCTTTTAGGAGCTCAGAAAAATAGGATCGTGTGGCGTATTGTGTGAGAAAGCCGTCATTGATCTCCGGAACCATCACCCGGACATCCACTCCTCTTGTCGCAGCAATTTTTAATGCTGTACGAAGGGATTCATTTGGGACAAAATAAGGTGTCGCAATCCAGACAAATTGTTTCGCATTTGAGATGAGTGCATCATATAAATCACTCATACTTTCTTTCATATCGGGTCCAGTCGGTACAACCTGAATGACATCCTCTCCCGTCACAGAGTGCGGCGTATGATACTTCGGATCATCAATTAATACTTCATCTGATACATACTCCCAGTCGAGCATAAAAACAGAGTGAAGGGTTTGAACAGCCTCACCCTTTAACATGGTATGCGTATCACGCCAAAAACCGATATTTTCATCACGTCCGACATATTCTTTTCCGACATTTAACCCGCCGACAAACCCTGTCTTCCCATCAATGATCACGATTTTGCGGTGATTTCGGAAATTGAATTTTTGATTAAAAAAACCATATTTTAAAGGCAGAAAAGGAGCGACCTTTACTCCTTCCTGCTTCAAGCGTTTAATATCTTTTCGGGAGAAGCGAATGCTGCCAGCCGCATCATAGATGAAGCGAACCTCTACCCCTTCTTTCGCTTTTTCTATCAGAATCTCCATCATCCGGTGCCCGAGGAAATCTGATTTGAACATGTAGTATTCTATATGGATGAACGATTTTGCCTTTTTTAATTCTTCAAATATACGGGGAAAAGTCTCCTCCCCATTCTTTAAAATGTCCATATCACTATTTGTGTTCACATGCATGCCTGTTGCTTTTTCTGTGTAATGAAAAAAAGTCCGCTGATTTTCGGTTAGACGCGATTCATCCGGCTTGCTCTCAAGCTCAGATATTCTGCGTAACTTTTCACGGTTGTACATTCTCTTTGATTTGAATAAATGACCTTTCACATAGAGCTGTCCTGAGAACAAATAAAACATATAGCCAATGATCGGGAAAAAGATCAGCACATACATCCATAACAACGTGTGCTGTGATGTACGGTTTTCTAGCATGAGTGAGATGATACTAAATAAAATAATGGCGATATAAACTGCCGCGTACAGCTGAATGCTCCACGCTGGCACAGGCCACCAATATACCACATATGCCCCGAATATCATAAAATATAAAAATAAAAATTCCAGTCTCCTCTTTTTCACATTCTCCGCCCTCATTCGTTTCTGTCTTTTTCTCTTCCATACCCTTTGCACAGCTTGTATGAAACGCACGGCCTATGCCTTTCTCCTAGCTTTTACAGACTTGGACCATTTGATCCGATATAATGGAGAAATATGTGATGGAAAGGAAGATTTGTTTATGCATACACCCTCTCCTTTAAAAAAGGGCGATCATATTCGTGTCATTGCTCCAAGCCGAAGTGCCAGCATTTTATCAGAAGATGGAATCTCTCAATCAAAAAAACGTTTAGAGACCTTAGGTTTCACTGTCTCTTTTGGAAAACACGCGTTTGAATGTGATCTTCATTCCTCGTTATCCATTGAACACCGCTTGTCTGATCTGCATGAGGCGTTCACAGATGATGAAGTCGACGGTATTTTGACAGCCATCGGAGGCTTCAATTGCAATGAACTCTTGCCTTACATTGATTACGACTTAATTCGTCAGCATCCTAAAGTTCTTTGCGGCTACAGTGATATCACCGCACTCGCAAGCGCCATTACCGCCAAATGTGATATGGTGACATACTCTGGACCCCATTTCTCCAGCTTCCAAATGGAGCAGGGGCAAGAGGAGCAGTCCGCTATGTTTCAAGCCTGCTTGATGAGCGGCGGTGAGCCATTTGATGTGATCCCTTCGACAAAGTGGAGTGATGATGCGTGGTATCTCGATCAAGCGAACAGGCAGTTTCATCCGACGAAATGGGGAATATATCAGGAAGGAACAGCTGAAGGCACCTTGTTTGGCGGAAACCTTTGTACACTGAACTTACTGCAAGGGACATCGTTTATGCCTCAAATCAAGGATGCCATCTTATTTGTAGAGGATGATGAGTTGGTCTTCCCTGAAATGTTCGCCAGAGACCTCACCTCCCTCATGCAGCATGCAGAATCAATCAAAGGGTTGATCATCGGACGCTTCCAAAAGAAATCCGAGATGACAGAGGAACATTTGAGGTTCATTTTAGATAAACATCCAATGCTCAAACACATCCCAGTGATCTACGATGTCGATATCGGACATACGCAGCCGGTCTTCACCTTACCGATTGGCGGAGACGTGAAGCTAGCGTGTAAAGATGGAGCCGTGCAGCTGCGCATTCTATCATAAAACAGAGCCAAAAAAGCACCCAAATAAACGGTGCTTTTTTCTATGCCACGATCTTTTATAAAATTTTTTCAGAAAAAAGTGATCCAACCCTCCATCCCCTTCGTTAAGTAGATGTAAAAAGAAAAGAGAGGAGGCAAAAACATGTTTTCTGATGTACTTAGTCAATTATTCGATTCTATTTCTAACATTATTAATACGCTTGGGTAATGTTCAACACCTGCTGTCCTTAGAAGATAGCGGGTGTTTTCTTATAAAAAAGCCCCACTCCTATAGTAGAGCGGGGCTTTTTTGTATTACATCTTTTCCGGTGCAGATACGCCAATTAGTTTTAATGCATTAGCAAGCGTGATTTGTGTTGCTTTCATGAGTGAAAGACGTGCTGTTGTTTTTGTTTCGTTTTCTACATCAATAACCTTCTCGGCATTGTAGAAGCTGTGAAGGGCTGATGCAAGGTCATAAATATAGTTCGTCACGCGGTGCGGAATGCGCTTTTCAGCTGCTTCTGCTACAACTTCTGGGAAGCTGCCAATGATTTTGAGAAGATCGTATTCTTTTTCCGATTGAATGTGAGAGAAATCTGCTTTTTCAAGGCTCGGCTTGTAGCCTTTTTCTTCACCTTGACGCAGCATGCTGCAAATTCTCGCATGCGCATATTGTGCGTAGTACACAGGGTTTTCGTTAGACGTAGAAATCGCTAAGTCTAGGTCAAAGTCCATGTGTGTCGCCGCACTTCTCATCGCAAAGAAATAACGAGTGGCATCTAGGCCTACTTCTTCAATCAGGTCACGCATGGTGACAGCTTTTCCTGTACGCTTACTCATTTTCATCTTTTCACCGTTTTTGTAAAGGTGAACGAGTTGAATGATTTCTACTTCGAGCTTGCCAGCTGGATATCCAAGTGCTTGAATCGCCGCTTTCATTCGGGGGATATAGCCGTGATGGTCCGCTCCCCAAATGTTAATGAGCTGGTCAAAGCCTCTGTCTAGTTTGTCTTTATGGTATGCGATGTCTGGAAGCAGGTAAGTGAAGCTGCCGTCTTTTTTAATCAGCACACGGTCCTTGTCATCACCAAAATCAGTTGAACGCAGCCATGTTGCACCGTCTTCTTCAAAGACATAGCCTTTTTCACGAAGTGTTTCCAGCGCTGGTTCGATTTTTCCGTTTTCATATAAAGAGGTTTCTGAATACCATACATCAAATGGAACACGGAAATTCTCAAGGTCTACACGCAATTTCTCTAATTCGTATTTTAATCCGTATTCACGGAAGAACTTCATCCGCTCTTCTTCTGGCTCATGCACGAAACGGTCACCAAATTCATACGCAAGCTTTTGCCCGATGCCTTTGATGTCTTCTCCTCTGTAGCCGTCTTCAGGCATCTCTTTTTCAAGACCGAGTGCCTCAAAGTAACGTACTTCTACAGATAAAGCGAGATTATTGATTTGATTCCCTGCATCGTTGATATAGTATTCACGGCTCACATCGAACCCTGCTTTATCAAGGATGTTGCAAAGGGAATCACCTACAGCTGCTCCGCGGGCATGTCCAAGGTGAAGGTCACCTGTTGGGTTGGCTGAGACGAATTCGACTTGCACCTT is drawn from Bacillus pumilus and contains these coding sequences:
- a CDS encoding ABC transporter ATP-binding protein, with the protein product MLKRFFAYYRPYRGLFFLDFFCAVAVGLMELGFPLIVNYFIDTLLPTGNWTVIVWTALALFVIYALSSVMQFIVSYWGHMLGINIETDMRKKLFDHFQRLSFKFFDNNKTGKLMSRMTNDLMYIGEVAHHGPEDLFIAIMTILGAFAVMLMINWQLAILTFLIMPVIIWLALHFNKKMTKAITQLNNDIGDFHARVENNIGGIRLVQAFANEHFEKKRFAENNNRFRKAKLLSYKIMSVNGSISYILTRLVTLFVLLAGTWFVLQGQLTAGGFIAFVLITNVLFRPIDKINTVIEMYPKGIAGFKSYVDLLETEPDVKDTEGARDVYGLKGEIEYRNVTFGYDEHSHVLKDIDLKIKQGETVAFVGPSGAGKSTICSLLPRFYDVDEGEITIDGVSTKSMTLSSLRQQIGIVQQDVFLFSGTIRENIAYGNLEASDAEIWEAVRSAHLEELVQRFPEGLNTVIGERGVKLSGGQKQRLSIARMFLKNPSILILDEATSALDTETEKAIQDALSELAVGRTTLVIAHRLATIKHADRIIVVTEEGIQEQGRHQDLIQMGGVYSRLHEAQFGH
- the cls gene encoding cardiolipin synthase translates to MKKRRLEFLFLYFMIFGAYVVYWWPVPAWSIQLYAAVYIAIILFSIISLMLENRTSQHTLLWMYVLIFFPIIGYMFYLFSGQLYVKGHLFKSKRMYNREKLRRISELESKPDESRLTENQRTFFHYTEKATGMHVNTNSDMDILKNGEETFPRIFEELKKAKSFIHIEYYMFKSDFLGHRMMEILIEKAKEGVEVRFIYDAAGSIRFSRKDIKRLKQEGVKVAPFLPLKYGFFNQKFNFRNHRKIVIIDGKTGFVGGLNVGKEYVGRDENIGFWRDTHTMLKGEAVQTLHSVFMLDWEYVSDEVLIDDPKYHTPHSVTGEDVIQVVPTGPDMKESMSDLYDALISNAKQFVWIATPYFVPNESLRTALKIAATRGVDVRVMVPEINDGFLTQYATRSYFSELLKEGIKVYHYQKGFMHQKVMIADGELASVGTANVDMRSFQLNFEVNVFTAAKKPIEQLMAHYEEDMKECEQMGPVHFYKRGLKERLKESFARLFSGVL
- a CDS encoding S66 family peptidase yields the protein MHTPSPLKKGDHIRVIAPSRSASILSEDGISQSKKRLETLGFTVSFGKHAFECDLHSSLSIEHRLSDLHEAFTDDEVDGILTAIGGFNCNELLPYIDYDLIRQHPKVLCGYSDITALASAITAKCDMVTYSGPHFSSFQMEQGQEEQSAMFQACLMSGGEPFDVIPSTKWSDDAWYLDQANRQFHPTKWGIYQEGTAEGTLFGGNLCTLNLLQGTSFMPQIKDAILFVEDDELVFPEMFARDLTSLMQHAESIKGLIIGRFQKKSEMTEEHLRFILDKHPMLKHIPVIYDVDIGHTQPVFTLPIGGDVKLACKDGAVQLRILS
- the argS gene encoding arginine--tRNA ligase, encoding MNIAEQVKDALKEEIIAAVVKAGLADESQVPDVLLEVPKDKTHGDYSTNMAMQLARIAKKAPRQIAEDIVKAFDKGKASIEKVDIAGPGFINFYMNNQYLTKLIPAVLEAKEAYGETNTGGGQKVQVEFVSANPTGDLHLGHARGAAVGDSLCNILDKAGFDVSREYYINDAGNQINNLALSVEVRYFEALGLEKEMPEDGYRGEDIKGIGQKLAYEFGDRFVHEPEEERMKFFREYGLKYELEKLRVDLENFRVPFDVWYSETSLYENGKIEPALETLREKGYVFEEDGATWLRSTDFGDDKDRVLIKKDGSFTYLLPDIAYHKDKLDRGFDQLINIWGADHHGYIPRMKAAIQALGYPAGKLEVEIIQLVHLYKNGEKMKMSKRTGKAVTMRDLIEEVGLDATRYFFAMRSAATHMDFDLDLAISTSNENPVYYAQYAHARICSMLRQGEEKGYKPSLEKADFSHIQSEKEYDLLKIIGSFPEVVAEAAEKRIPHRVTNYIYDLASALHSFYNAEKVIDVENETKTTARLSLMKATQITLANALKLIGVSAPEKM